cgtctgctaaatgcctataatgtaatgtaatgtaatgtcacagacttcaagcagtcacaTGCAAaagatatgcaacaaagtactaaacatgactactctAATATTACATAACGTTAACATATCCCAAACGTTATGGTGACCTgaaattgggggtggggggtatgtatgagaagtgctgcaatttcctcatggtgaaaccaaagtttgattacaaatttagaATAGTGGAGTACacaaccaaatcaagaaaaagtatttgctcaCCATCTCAGCAGTTAATAGTCTTTTTCACTTGAATAAATTGTcagtgtgaataattttggagggaaCTTTCATTAAGTGTCAACTCAATAACAGTTAACAACTTATTACAGTTATGCTTTGAATGAAAGGCAGCATACACAACGGCTCTCCTAATGACTAAGTCGTAAACCCCTGATCTCTAGCATTCATAAAGGCATGTAGCACATGTCATTGTGAATGAAAGGCTAAGGCCTTGATGgaatcataaaacaaaaaaagaaacaaagttgAAGACGCTTCTGAAAAGGTGAAGTTCTGCCATCCGCTCGTTCAGTCACTGTCACTTTCAGAGTCTGACCTCACGTAGCACCCCTCTTCTCCAGTGTGCTCCACAAACCAGCGACCTGCGCACAGAACGAGAACGTCACCTACAGTTCCCTAACACGGCCaaacacatttcctttaaaGTGAAAAATGACATACGGTTATACACGTTTAAAAATGATTCTGTTTGGCACGTATGCCACAATGCAGTAAACGTTTCCTACACAAATTGCACTTTGAATAAACACGCAGGGTataataaaacttatttttgaaACCTTCAATAGCgagttattacacattttagGTGAAATATTGTATGAACGACAAAGAGTAAAAACAAGAACAATGGGCTCTCTGAAGCCGTTAGAGAAGTGAGCTTGAAGAATTCCCAAGTGGTTGCGGcactcaaataaaatgtaaattagcgCCTTGGAGACCGTGAAGAGGTGGACACATCTGCTGCCACCTACTGGATCAAAGCACTCGCTGATAGACACTTCAATCTCAATCTCACAAACCGCGTACCAAGGCGGGATACAGCCTGCATTTTGCATACAGAAGTAGAATTTATGTGATTGGGGCTTTCGACATCAAAAAGCAAACTGCACTAGTGTCTGTGCCGCTTGCGTCTTCACACAATCGGTATAAAAACGAAAACATCAGGCCTCGCACCGACAGACCCTTAACAAAAAGATGAGACGCACACAAATCGGACCTCCTGCATTCTGCAAAAGGCAACAGTGTACCTTTACCACCAACAGGAAAACGTCCCATTTCAGATGCTGTGTTCTCCACCGCTGGGTCATCGCCCTCAAAGTGGTCAAAATCAAAGGTTACGAAGGGGCTCTATGGGAAAAATGAGTTCAAAGGTTAACCCCTCATTACAGATGAGCCTAGGCCACTCTGATCCTCGCTACGCTTTCTTTGGTCATTTTGTGAGATGGTCAGAATGATGCTGAAGATAATCAGAATTTCTACTAACGCAGCTGTGATGTCTCTGCACTCTTGCACTGTTTAAATGTAAAtcgggttaaaaaaaaaaaaaaaagattaacaaaacatcaaaatttatttataaaatctgGGCGAGTTCAATGCTTTTACAAGCATCTGACTCATACACTTATTCATAATCATCCGTCATGGACttaatttacattacaaatgtatacatttttaatattcaacCCCTGGGCCCTTCCACACATTACACGGTGACCCAAAAAAACCCATCTGACAGCCGGCTGATGGGAGTCTCCCATTTCCTGGACGGCGGCCGCCTCCGCGGCGATCGCCACGGGAACGGCGGGAGCCCGGGGGTGACTCACCCTCCGCCTCAGCAGCGCGTTCCAGGCGCCGGGCCTCCGCTTGATCAGCCTCAGCACCGGCTCGCCGCGCCCCGCCTCCCAGGAGGACGCGTCCGCCACGATGCTAGCGCTCAGCCGCAGGTCCGCATAGTAACGCCTGTCATTAAGGCGGGCGCTGCGAGACGGAAAAAAAAGCCCCCATCAGCGCTGATTctccactctcactctccctctccctctccacacagagCCACTTGTGAGTCAGTGAGGGGCGCAATCTGTTTCTCCCGATCCTCTCAGGCACAAGGGGACGAACGCAGCAGAGAACGAGGACGGTTAAAGAAAAGGACGTCACCATACatcatacccccccacccccttttccaAAGCagcatataaatacacacatattttaCAGTCATTTTTAGCAGCAGAGGGATATAACTACGCTTCATTAAAAACCAAGTGGGTAGAGTTCTGCTGTTCTGAAATGGGGCCTTTGATAACATGTGTAAGATGTGGCAGCGCTGTGTCCGGCTAGTTTTTGTGTTACTGAACAGAGGGGGAAAGACCACCTGTACACCACTCTGTCAGAGAAGAATTCACACTTCTGCTCCGTGGGGTCGAGCAGCTTTATGTTCAGCGTGACGGAGTCGTCCCTCTCGAACCACTTGATGTGCGGGTGGAACCTGCGGATGAGAGCGCGTGGAACGTGAAGAAACTGCAGACGTCACACGCACAGGTGGAGAGTAAGGGAGGCCTAGCCACTACAATGCCTACAAGTCAAACTCCACCTGTGGTCAGAACCAAgattccattcattttcacacaagATCTGTTCTCAAAAAGTTGCCCAAAAATGTATGATTGTGCAactacatatataaatatatatatacttcatCAATATACTTCATCTTTACTGTTAAATACATGCATCATCTTTAGTGTTCGTACAGTATCCTTATGAGAATAAAACCTGGGCTAAGTTTCACAATAGCAACACTAAAGCTAATTTGCATGACAGGCAGGGCTAACTGCAAAATGGACTCAGTGGGTGTCAAACTGATGACAGAAAGgaactctcacacgcacgcacgcacgcacgcacgcacacacacacacacacacacaggcttgcaTATTTACAGTGGGAGTATTTCCAGTGCTCATAACCACAGAAATGAATAGCAGGCAGACTGAGTGGCTTTGTGAAGCCCTGTCCTGTgagaagacaggaagtgcacagaGTGAAGACAAAGTGCGTAGTGAGAAGACAGGAAATGCGTAGTGTGAAGAGAGGAAGTGTGTAGCGCCTACCGTGTGGTCTGTtggagctcctcctcctctgctgggCAGCCTACAGGGGGCACTCCACAGCCTGCACCGTTTAATCCGTTCTCCTGCACCCCATTCTCCAGAGGGGCGGCAGGGGCCCCCAGCTTACTCTCCAGGGCCCCTAAAAAGGCACGGGGCCCGTTCGGCACAGAAGCACCCAGACCCGGGAAGAGCTTGAGGCTGTGACCCAACCCAGGCCCGGCCCCGGTCTCTGAGACCCCCGAGGGGGCCTGGGGCCCGCTCtctggaggaggggcaggggctcCGGACTCCCTCTCAGGGGGGTCTCCCGGCTCCCCCCGTCCTGACTGCAGACTGTCTGTGCAGGCCTCCATTCCGTTGGCCAGGGCTTCCACGGGGCTCCTCAGCCGGGCCTCCAGGGCTTCTGCAGGGGCCGCTGGCCTGTCATATGACACACCACATGCGTCACAGACTATCACGACATCCATTCTGATCACTATAAGAAAAGCCCTTGTTATGATCTACCATTACAGCTGCATTGAAACGCACTCGTATGCACACAAGACAACTCAATAAAGTCGGGCATCAGAGGACACAGAGCGCTGTTTTTTAAAGGCGTGATTAAGGGGGGACTGTGTATATTTTTTGGGGGCCtcggcctctctctcactcactgcacGTCGGGGGCGGGCTCCCCAGGAGCGGCGGAAACGGCCGCGTCCGGGCACAGCGCCCTCAGGAGCTCCAGGTGCTGGGGGTTGCTGGTACCCATCCCGGTGGCCAGGATCTCAGAGCGCACGTTGTACTCGTTTATGGAGGTCTTCAGTCCCGGCAGACGGGTGATACGTACCTTTACACGCCACCAAAAGAAAGACGAAAAAAAGCAACGACAGCATTAGAATCAGTATCACGTGACCTCAAGAACCTAACTTTACATTATGGATGAGTTCAATATGGATGTGACTGCACTGAGCACCTGTCAGGTACCAGGTGCAAAGACCTGGTTTCCATGTGTATAACGGCCGCCATAATGAAAAACGGTGAGTGATTTCACTACAGAATAAAAGgcataaaacatatttcataataaagCCAATATCAATACTACTCCATTACTGCAACATCTCAACATCTCACTGAAGGTCAAAACAGCCACCAGTTAAAGCCTACCATAGGATCCACCCAGACTGTGTTCCCCAGGCTCAGAACAATTTTGGCGTGATGCTCCACTCCTTTGATCTTCTGGCTGATGCACCTGTTGACCTGATAAGGTGAGATgttcacagccaatcaggccaAACGATCCGGAGCGTTCTGCCTCCCACAGACAATGTCTACCTTTCAAAGAGAGCTATTCTCAGAgtggagggaagggaagggttGGAGGGGCTGAAACTGGACGGGGGGTGGGTCTGCCGTACAGGCAGTGGGGGGGGTTTCCAGTGGAGAAGGAAGGGTGGAGGGGctgaaacgggggggggggggggggggcatcttcCGTAGTTAAcagtgcagtggggggggggttttttccTAGTTAAAGGTGCAGTGGAGGGGCTGTAACAGGGGACAGGCTGGGCATTTTCCATAGTTAACAGTGAAGTGGAAGGGttgcaggtgtggggggggggtaccttaGGGTTCCAGTCCACCTCCCCGTCGATGGGCTTGGCGCGGCACACGATGATCTCGACGGCCTGCGGCGGCAGGCTGTGCAGTCGGCTGGGCAGCGCCAGCAGCTGGTGGGCCTTCACTTCCTGCTCTCGCCCCTCGTCCAGGAAGTGCACTCTAACGCTGCAGAAGAGACGCTCCCCGCGGTCCGGGGCAACAAGCACCTGGACCCTGTCAGGACACGGCGAGCGCCAGGATGAGACCGTGAGTAACTGCTCTCCAAGCATTAggaaagcatttgaaaatgatctttACAGCATTCCCACATGTAAGCCTCTGACACTGAATGGAACATTTGAATGTACGTGTTATTGAGTGGGTGATATATTCTACTTCTTAATGAATGACACAGATCTTGTGATTTTACAGAGTGATTTTATTGTAGCCTGCTTCATTTGTGTCTCTTGACCTCTTTATCACCATTTCTGTGGCCTTCGTGCATAGCAAAGGTTAAGTCAACCCTGTTAGAGTGATTTTACACTGAGCATGTCACGGTGTGGCTGTTTTAATATGCAAGATTTGAAagtagaacaaaaaaataagcatcTATTCCACTGCCAGGATAAATTACTTAAATTACACAGAGATTGTAACACTGAGACAGTTCAAGCAATAACTGAACTGAAGACCGATACAGGGTTACTAAAGCAGTCAAGTTCTCATGCTATTCAGAACGTTAGAATTTTCTGGCAATGATATTTTCATAATGTCATTATTGTGTTACACATTTCTATTGACTAGCACTAAAAAAATCCCTTTGGGAATAATAAAGTTTAAAGTCTAGCTgaaagtataaataaatgaaatttgcaCTGATTTGCCAACAGAATCAAGTGAAGCTACGGCAGCGAAGACCCAAAAATTCTGGTAGTTCATCCACTGCTGATATCACATACCTGTGATAGACGCCCTCCTCCTGGATTCCATAGATCCCTCCCTCTACCACGTCCTTGGCATTGAACTTCTCGCTGGCGTAATACTCCATCATCTCTGCTGCAAGACTTTCATAAGAGCCCTCTTTCCTGCTCACTATGCGTCCATAGTAACAGGAGGCATTCTTTATGTACAGGGGTAGAACCTGTGAACACAGATCATtggaataaaaatgcaatatgaaGCTTGAAAAGCATGtgtaacaaattaaaacatcaaatgaaAACATCCCAACCAAAGCatcttttcttttgttcttagGAGACAGAAATACATCAAAGCAACAGTCACTAGAGTATTCCGatgtgcttctgttttttttttctttgttcctttCATCACAGGAAGGACAGGCAGAACAAATGACAAAcagtctctcttcctttcttcctttctccaGGAAGGTGCGAGTCTCTACATAAACAGTAAGGGGTGCCAGCCCTTGTAAAAACAGCCTCATTTGAGCCTCAAAGTGTATTTCAGCACATCGGGTCTTTTAACCAGGAGGTGACAGAGTGCTGGTTTGGGCTTTCCCACTGTAATTACACATGTCTGCGAGCGGTAAGTGAAGCAAAGGCTACAACATCCTACAGCTTCTAAGTGAGACGAGCTCAAACGATTTAAAATCGTAAGATGCACCATGACGAcaggcactgtgctgtgtgcgaGTTTGGGGGTCATCTCACCACTGCGTTCCCAGAGTCGGGGTGCTGAGGGGCGTCTTGCTTGGGGTCGATGAGGTGTCGATCGGGACACACTCTGCTATCCCTGGAACAGAGCAGGGAGAAAAAAGCTTCATCGGGGTGTACTGTGTCTACACACCAGAATCTCTTCTGTTTTCATTAGGCTACATGTCTGGGTGATAtcataccccacacacacacacacacacacacacacacacaattcgtTCTGTTACACTCATTGTTTTCTACAcatcagaaaaaagcaaaaggcAGGCAAGGCCGACTCTCGActctcttaaaaaataaataaataaataaaataattacataaattgGCTTCAGCTCAGACTGCGTATTagaaacagaaattaatgtGAGCTGTCGGTGCCCACACGCTGACGGTCCGCCAAACGCAGCGCTTCACATTTCCACAGACACAGATGACTCGGgcagccccagcagcagcagccccagcaGCCGCCCCAGACCGGCCAGCAGCAGCCGCCCCAGACCGCCCAGCAGCAGCCGCCCCAGACCGCCCCAGACCAGGCAGCAGCCGCCCCAGACCGCCCCAGCAGCAGCCGCCCCAGACCGCCCCAGCAGCAGCCGCCCCAGACCGCCCAGCAGCCGCCCCAGACCGCCCCAGACCGGCCAGCAGCCGCCCCAGACCGGCCAGCAGCAGCCGCCCCAGAccgcccagcagcagcagccccagtCCGCCCCAGACCGCCCCACACCTGCAGAAGCCGAAGCTCTTCAGGTAGCCGCAGAGGGGCCGGCCGCTCTTCTGGCCCTCCTTGGCGCGCAGGACGCCCTGGGCGAAGTGCAGGAGCTCCGGGGGCAGCGCCGCGTCCGCGCGCTCCAGGTAGCGCAGCACCCCGACCACATGCCCGGCGTCCCGCTCCGACAGCAGCAGCACCGACTTCGCCGCGCGCGACGGCCTCTCGCAGTCCTGCCGCAGACGAGGGGAGGGGGCCTGTCAGTCAACGCGGCGAGGACACGCCCACCGGCACCGCTGACACAGCGATTAACGTCATTATTTAACTCTTTAATCCCTGATACGGTAAGAAAATAACAGGCCACAGACGAGACACCTTCCATTGTATGTGCAAGTGTATGGTGTGTGAAGAACGCTCAAGATTATTCGATTCCCCTGTCAGCTCAAAAGACAAGGGGAACCCatccacataaaaaaaaaataagcagaacAGAAGGTGGCTTTAATCGGTAAGTCATGTCCGAGTTTGGCTCAAGCACGGTCCAGGGTACCTTGACAGAGAGGTTCTGGAAGTTTTGGGACATGCAGCACAGCCGGGCCCCGAACAGCCTGGGAGAGCTGGGGAAGCCGTAGTGTACGACGCAGGTAGCGTCCCGAATCCCCAGGGCCTTCAGGCACTCATTAGTCACGACTGGGGGAGCGAGGTGGACAAGGGGAAAGGGTCACACAAACAGACTCCCAAAAGGGGACAAGGGGAAAGGGTCACACAAACAGACTCCCAGAAGGGGACAAGGGGAAAGGGTCACACAAACAGACTCCCAAAAGGGGACAAGGGGAAAGGGTCACACAAACAGACTCCCACTTTCTCGGAGAagagctcacaggagagaccagTCAGTCTCTCTAGAAACCCACAGCTGGGGAAGTAACAACTTTGCTTTCACTCCTCACAAATTTAAGCCATCAAATTTACAAAAACtggaaaagttattttaaatattttacccaGGCAGCACACAAAAGGAATGCATTTTCCTTTGAGTTACCCAAAATGACGTGGGTCCCCGGCCCGATCTGCTTCCTCCACTGCTCAATGACGAAGTCAAACTGGTAGGTCAAGCCCTCGTGAACCATCAGGCAGAAAGCTGCGGTGTTGTTCACTGCCTGGAATCCAGAAAAATCATCCCtgagcaacagcaacaaaaaaaactgggacAGATATATGACACAGATGGCACTTTGCGATGTGCTTTTCATCAGATGAACTTGGCTTTAAAAATACGATTCACACAGTATTAAAATATGGCACGCACAAGAACGACACAAACCCACTTAATTTAGATCAGATTTTTCATCCAAGCTTAGCTGCAATGAATGGCATGCAGAAGCTATATGGCATTTTCaccaaattattttcttttttttttttaaagataaaaggaaaaaaatgttgctcAAAATCAGTTTTTAGTCACAGACAGTTGTAAAAACAGAGCTTGGTTGTTTTAGAAGGAGCtagattaaaaacaataattaacaaATCCATCCACTGGGCACAGAGATTAGTGGCTCTGCAGCACCACTTAAAGACTTAGGGGTTGCCAGGAATGCAGTACCATTGGCTGCAGTGGGGAGTGGCAGAGGTAGCGCAAGTTTATAGTTAGTGACATGCATACCTGGCAACCTGCAACTCTCCAACAGttgtttttctgccatttcaCTTAGCAATGCTAACACTGCTTCCTTCTGCAGCAATTCGCAGAGGTAGCACAATTAGCATGCAGCCCATCGTTAGCCAAATAATTTTGTACCGGAAGCACATGGATGAAACTGGTATCGAGCTTATCGTCTAACTATGAGTAAGACTGCAAAAAAGCAAATTTCACAAAGAGCTATcaaactatccctttaaatgtCAAGTAAAGACGATGAGCATGGGAGTTTGACATGGCACACCAGGGAAAGAACCAGCCTGCCACATCTGCACACGCGggttcttcctcttcttctggATTCCATCTGATGAATCTGAATTTTTAATTGGCTCCAGGACCCCGTgtcatgcccctccccctggcagAGACTCCCACGATGCCTCAGCGAGAGGGAGCCAATAAGCCCCCGGTTTACCACAAAGGGTTCCGTGTTTTTCTGAAGCGCTTTCAGAGGGTCAGCAGACAGCTCATTACCAGGGCCGCACGGGTGGCGGTTCCTCTGATGAGCCAGGCAGACGCTGGGAACCAGGCATTAGGGCTGGAGCGCAGGAGAGCCCAGCTGTGCCGCTCACTCCCCTCTCAGTACAATTTCAGCAGAGACGGACGTTCctaaaccctttgaagagtacgGTTTTGTTCCTCCAATATTCTAagtcagtgctctagaactccactgctttcagttaccagcagtggttgttacatcagcattagaatattcaggtaagagcattctaatcacatatttgtgatctcacacgcTAACAACAAGGGATAACAACATTTCTGAAAGCaacattcccagcatgcacgtCTCAGGCAGTGTGTGCCAGACGGCCAGCCTGTCTGTTTACTGTGTAGTGTACCAGCTGCACAATGGCTGCCGTGTCAGAGGCCTGTGCAGCTAGCAGAGCTGCTTCAGGAAGATCACAGGAGCTCATTCAACCAGGAGGCCCGTCTGAGCCATAAGGTAGGAACATCCAACCAAAAGCAACTCTCCCTCAGCTGGTTAAGCCAGCTGGGAACTCTGATCTCTAGCAACTCAACAGGACACAAGGTAACCAATGCAAGGGTAAAGCTGCTGTGAGTGACAAAACTGGCCATTTGCATTAGTCACAAGCTCTTCAAGTACAAAAACCTGTATGTAGGTTGCAAGAAGAGCTTTGGTAATTAGCACCTGAAAGACATGCTCCACTTCTTCTACAGTGTTGGTGATGATGAGGGTCTTCTGGGCAACATCGGGAACGAAGTCCAGGGTTCCGAGCAGCACCGAGACCTTGGTGCAGTCCAGACACAGCAGAACCATCTGCAGAACAACACGGTCACTGGTGGGACGTTCGCAtaatccaccccccaccccccccccccgttttagTTATGCAGGCCCTGCTCAACTCAACACTTCACAAAGactacaccagggctgcccatTCCTGTTCCAGGATATGTACCATCCTGCAGATTTTCGTTGCAAcccaaatttggcacacctgttCCGACTGGTTCTActcagctcaatgagatctgttagtgctggagtgaaaacctacaggacggtctgcaggaccagggttgggcagccctgggccACACAGAGAAGTGGCACTGTTTGggacacactggcacactgcaGACCTGGCACACACATGGAAGTGGCACTGCATGAGACAGACTGGCACACACAGGGAAGTGGCACTGCATGGGACAGACTGGCACACACAGGGAAGTGGCACCTGTTGACTGGACTACTCACCACAGAGATGTGTGCCCGTGAGGACCAGGACGGCTGCATGGACCAGACCTggccacacaggaagtggcacTGTTGGGACACCTGGACACACATGAGACCTGGCACACACATGGAAGTGGCACTGCATGAGACAGACTGGCACACACAGGGAAGTGGCACTGCATGGGACAGACTGGCACACACAGGGAAGCGGCACTGCGTGAGACAGACTGGCGCACTGGACAGACCTGGTACACACAGGGAAGTGGCACTGCGTGGGACGCACTGGCGCTCTACAGACCTGGTGCACCCCGCCGTAGAGGGCGGCCTCCTCCATCACGGTGATGATGATGCTGGGGTCGCTCATGTGCTCCCTCACCAGGccctccacctccctgctccACTGCCTGCCCACGGCGATGATCTGCTTGGTGCAGAACGCCCGCTCCTCGCTGGCGGCCGCCTTCTGGAAGTGCTGAAGGGCAACGGCCATCTAACGGACAGGGGGCAGAGCGGCACTCAGCTGCAGTAGCCtataaggtgtgtgtgagtgtgtataaaGCCTACAGTGACaaaaatgtgggaaatattGCAAAGATTGGCCTTTATCGTTATGACCTCGAGCAGAATCGTTGCTAGCACGTTAAAATGAAACACCAGATACAGTACACAAGAGTATGGATGTAAACCCAGCACAAAATGATCCAAGCGGGATCTGTGTTCATACGaggacaaaatggctgccaaacaCCTAGCTGTGGGGCTCGGTGCACACCGGACCTCACCTCCTCCGGAGCTTTGGAAAACAGCACGTCCACCTCATCCAGCACCAGGTGGCACAGCCTCAGGAAGAGGAAACAGTGGAACGCCAGCAGGCGTGCCAGGCTGAAGGGCGTGGTCACCAACACCTGGCCTGGCGAGCGGGATTGACGGGCAGGAAGGTGAGCTTTCGCGCTTTTCACAAAACAGGTATGAAGACTGACGCAACTCGGGGAAACTGATGCCGGCTTCCTTACCGCAAACTGACTGCAACTAATTGTCAGCTGCCTGGCATAGTAACAGGCTGTATAAATAACCACTGAGAATGCCACCATGGATTACAGGCCTACCCACATTTTGCAGATGATTCTTGCCAAGAAACTATATTAATAAAAGTCCCAGCGGAagcacaagcctgaaaatgaagcATTGATGGTATCCTGCCTAACTGCCACGCTGTTCTCTGAGGATCAAAACCATAAATACTGTTGTTAagattttaaattgcatttgatCACTTAATGCACTCACTGTTCTGAGCATTATTGGCAAGATTATTGCATCAGTATGGCATGAAATCATCCACATCTCAAACTAACAgctatttatttagttattcagattcagcattacatttaatttctcCTCGCTATGCTAAAGACAGTAACAAAGCAAGTTATGGTGCAAGTCAGTTATTTTCACcttttatttatatgtaaatgcaGCACTTCCAATCAAATCTCATACATAAATCTTGTGGCAGCAAGGTTACTCGCACCCAATTAATTTCCTGTCGAAAAACCTGCTCGGTTTCGAACGTGTGAAAAACGGGACTCACAGTTCCTCTGTATTTTGACACCTTTGGCCTCGTCCTTCTCTCCCACCAGGACGATCATGGGATGGAGGGACTCTGCAGCGGGAGTGTCCTCCAGGAGGTCAAACACACACTGGGCCTTCTCCCAGCCATGGCACAGGATCACTGCTATGGGCTGTAGGGGGAACGCAAAGGGGGACATATCACTCAAATTTGAAGACAAGACCTACGCCGTCAATACACAGGTAGAACTTAATCCAGCTTCTACCATTACAGTTGTCATAATTGTTTCTTCTTCTTGATAATGCACAGGGTCAAATCTTCAGGAAGAAACCCCtcccataacacacacacacacacacacacacacgtgaccgCAGAATAAGGACACTGAGGTGCGGATATTATCGGACTCACCCCGGTGCGTGAGGTGAGGGAGCTGCAGGCGGAGACCAGGTGCAGGTGGGACAGGAGCGGGGGGATGTAGGTGAGGGGCTCAGCTCCGCAGCCAGAGATGAGCAGAGTGTCACAGCCCCGCGCCACCGCCGGCCAGCTGTACCACTCCGCCACGCGCGGCCTGCCGTACCCCTTACGCACCAGACCctgcagagagcacagagagag
Above is a genomic segment from Anguilla rostrata isolate EN2019 chromosome 16, ASM1855537v3, whole genome shotgun sequence containing:
- the tdrd12 gene encoding putative ATP-dependent RNA helicase TDRD12 isoform X1; the protein is MLEISILKIQDPGCFWGRIVKGAGLKIQSPQEYENLHVKMNLFYHDVNLDVQKIRPPSLAERQVCVVYSPTLKSWCRAVVESIFPGTVGCQVMCFLVDHAEHILVSSDSVRAPLEKFLQLPFWARKFQLAGICPMRLQVPVYQEKAKLVPSTHWDSSATRYLHSLVQASSLLEAVLCEVLEDATAIELYLTVRNVKICVNDDLVTKKFACFSSGKSGSSPRDCLDDPSPATLAGDIFSSGSAFTTRNGCALRSLCSSISPRKDLRNGSPVASQTAGVGSWRGTQAPAGGAPEPEPLSPEAADTAGAQARGAVGGSDGGVARRASDCNRESLAGAFSSDGCQVDGSHHRALETETQTSLADELLNKLNLFRFMKFLNPLSKTKKTHPEPDSEEKTETVSVKNNPEEDTEAQDSVKNVPEGDTQTQEISTAPQSEDTSAAPPPGQVRDASVLVEEEEEEAEEVEEEATAFREQQALEEELDCARLLQLLNPDPLNPDVECLASTTGADPLCQNIQCGPSKNGILLHSAIDIDPCTSLANSPITDNIRKGLVRKGYGRPRVAEWYSWPAVARGCDTLLISGCGAEPLTYIPPLLSHLHLVSACSSLTSRTGPIAVILCHGWEKAQCVFDLLEDTPAAESLHPMIVLVGEKDEAKGVKIQRNCQVLVTTPFSLARLLAFHCFLFLRLCHLVLDEVDVLFSKAPEEMAVALQHFQKAAASEERAFCTKQIIAVGRQWSREVEGLVREHMSDPSIIITVMEEAALYGGVHQMVLLCLDCTKVSVLLGTLDFVPDVAQKTLIITNTVEEVEHVFQAVNNTAAFCLMVHEGLTYQFDFVIEQWRKQIGPGTHVILVVTNECLKALGIRDATCVVHYGFPSSPRLFGARLCCMSQNFQNLSVKDCERPSRAAKSVLLLSERDAGHVVGVLRYLERADAALPPELLHFAQGVLRAKEGQKSGRPLCGYLKSFGFCRDSRVCPDRHLIDPKQDAPQHPDSGNAVVLPLYIKNASCYYGRIVSRKEGSYESLAAEMMEYYASEKFNAKDVVEGGIYGIQEEGVYHRVQVLVAPDRGERLFCSVRVHFLDEGREQEVKAHQLLALPSRLHSLPPQAVEIIVCRAKPIDGEVDWNPKVNRCISQKIKGVEHHAKIVLSLGNTVWVDPMVRITRLPGLKTSINEYNVRSEILATGMGTSNPQHLELLRALCPDAAVSAAPGEPAPDVQPAAPAEALEARLRSPVEALANGMEACTDSLQSGRGEPGDPPERESGAPAPPPESGPQAPSGVSETGAGPGLGHSLKLFPGLGASVPNGPRAFLGALESKLGAPAAPLENGVQENGLNGAGCGVPPVGCPAEEEELQQTTRFHPHIKWFERDDSVTLNIKLLDPTEQKCEFFSDRVVYSARLNDRRYYADLRLSASIVADASSWEAGRGEPVLRLIKRRPGAWNALLRRRSPFVTFDFDHFEGDDPAVENTASEMGRFPVGGKGRWFVEHTGEEGCYVRSDSESDSD